The Virgibacillus dokdonensis genome includes a window with the following:
- a CDS encoding FtsK/SpoIIIE domain-containing protein: MGCGTIRPSDASLFFQFIFFGLFGVWLVFFIPFHVRFLFATTWELDPFQTHFVSTYGFTSLIISLVMVAICAFVYYRYRYNHLKQLMHRQKLAKMILDNQWYVTKQVMNERFFKDIPSSKAKEQISHFPKMYYRYEKGMIHIQVEITLGKYQEPLLNLEKKLESGLYCELVSKELHDSYVEYVLFYDMIANRISIDEVIAQNGSLKLMKSMDWEYDKLPHMLIAGGTGGGKTYFILTLIEALLKTDAKLYILDPKNADLADLSTVMPDVYYKKEDMMASIDQFYEDMMARSEEMKQMEGYKTGENYAYLGLAPHFLVFDEYVAFMEMLASKESTAVLTKLKQIVMLGRQAGFFLILACQRPDAKYLGDGIRDQFNFRVALGRMSELGYGMMFGSDVQKQFFLKQIKGRGYVDKGDNVITEFYTPLVPKDHDFLKEIEKLAQ; this comes from the coding sequence TTGGGGTGCGGCACCATCCGACCAAGTGACGCCTCTCTCTTTTTTCAATTTATCTTCTTTGGATTGTTTGGTGTATGGCTCGTTTTCTTTATCCCTTTTCATGTGAGATTTTTGTTTGCAACAACGTGGGAACTTGATCCATTTCAAACTCATTTTGTAAGTACGTATGGATTCACTTCACTAATCATTAGTTTGGTCATGGTGGCAATTTGTGCTTTTGTTTATTATCGGTATCGTTACAACCATCTAAAACAGTTGATGCATCGACAAAAGCTCGCAAAGATGATTTTAGACAATCAGTGGTATGTAACAAAACAGGTGATGAATGAAAGATTTTTCAAAGATATCCCATCTAGTAAGGCGAAAGAACAAATTAGTCATTTTCCAAAGATGTATTATCGGTATGAAAAAGGCATGATTCATATTCAAGTAGAAATAACACTTGGCAAATATCAAGAGCCATTGTTAAATTTAGAAAAGAAGTTAGAAAGTGGTCTGTACTGTGAACTGGTATCAAAAGAATTACACGATTCCTATGTGGAGTATGTCCTGTTCTATGATATGATTGCGAACCGAATTTCGATTGATGAAGTCATTGCGCAAAACGGTAGCTTAAAGCTCATGAAATCAATGGATTGGGAATATGATAAGCTGCCACATATGTTGATTGCTGGCGGAACAGGTGGTGGAAAAACGTATTTTATTCTTACGTTGATTGAAGCGCTGCTAAAAACCGATGCCAAGTTATATATTTTAGATCCGAAAAATGCCGATTTAGCCGATCTCAGTACCGTCATGCCTGATGTATATTATAAAAAGGAAGACATGATGGCAAGTATTGATCAATTTTATGAAGATATGATGGCTCGAAGTGAAGAAATGAAACAGATGGAAGGATATAAAACAGGGGAAAACTATGCTTATCTTGGCTTAGCTCCTCATTTTTTAGTTTTTGACGAATACGTAGCTTTTATGGAAATGCTTGCGTCTAAAGAAAGTACAGCTGTATTAACGAAACTAAAACAGATTGTCATGTTAGGTCGTCAAGCTGGATTCTTTCTTATTCTTGCTTGTCAGCGGCCAGATGCAAAATATTTAGGGGATGGGATTCGAGATCAATTTAATTTTCGTGTTGCTTTAGGAAGGATGTCTGAACTAGGATATGGCATGATGTTTGGAAGCGACGTCCAAAAACAATTTTTCTTAAAACAGATTAAAGGACGTGGCTATGTCGATAAAGGAGATAATGTCATTACCGAATTTTACACACCACTTGTGCCAAAGGATCATGACTTTTTAAAAGAGATAGAGAAACTAGCTCAATAA
- the mobT gene encoding MobT family relaxase: MNQVPWYQQLKEKRLEYGVSQNKLAVHIGISRQYISEIETGKVTPSDSLQVALFDILEQFNPAAPLEILFDYVRIRFLTTNPKPVIEDILKLKMEYMLHEDYAFYSYMEQYVFGDIVVMVSPDEDKGCLLELKGKGCRQFENFLLAQQRTWFDFFMEVFRVGGVFKRIDLAINDKTSVLDIPFLTNKCRNEECISVFRSFKSYRSGELVQSEDKPDMGNTLYIGSLKSDVYFCAYEKDYEQYVKHGTSLEDTDVKNRFEIRLKNDRAYHAVVDLMMYEDAGRTAFSIINRYIRFVDKDEEKRRSSWKMNKEWQRFLDLGVNRKISLTTKPEPYTFNKTLRWLAHQVAPTWKLATKIDELNQTSVIKDMLEQTELSKRHQKILMQQTIPLGKVIQPQSDNE; this comes from the coding sequence ATGAATCAAGTACCTTGGTATCAACAATTAAAGGAAAAACGACTGGAATACGGTGTATCGCAAAATAAACTGGCTGTTCATATTGGAATTTCAAGACAATATATTAGTGAAATCGAAACTGGAAAAGTAACTCCTTCCGATTCACTGCAAGTTGCTTTGTTCGATATTTTAGAGCAATTTAATCCAGCTGCTCCTTTGGAAATCTTATTTGACTATGTACGGATTCGATTTTTAACGACAAATCCGAAGCCTGTCATTGAAGATATTTTAAAACTCAAAATGGAATACATGTTACACGAGGACTATGCGTTTTACTCCTATATGGAACAATACGTTTTTGGTGATATTGTCGTCATGGTTTCTCCTGATGAAGACAAAGGGTGTTTACTCGAACTTAAAGGGAAAGGATGTCGTCAATTTGAAAACTTTTTATTAGCCCAGCAACGAACATGGTTCGATTTTTTTATGGAAGTGTTTCGTGTTGGTGGCGTATTTAAACGAATTGATCTTGCGATAAACGATAAGACAAGCGTATTGGATATTCCGTTTTTAACGAACAAATGCCGTAATGAAGAATGTATCTCAGTTTTTCGTAGTTTTAAAAGTTACCGTTCTGGTGAACTTGTGCAGAGTGAAGACAAGCCTGACATGGGAAATACGTTATATATCGGCTCTTTAAAAAGTGACGTGTACTTTTGTGCGTATGAAAAGGATTATGAACAATACGTGAAGCATGGCACATCTCTCGAAGATACAGATGTGAAAAATCGCTTTGAAATTCGATTAAAGAATGATCGTGCATACCATGCAGTTGTGGATTTAATGATGTATGAAGATGCTGGTCGAACCGCCTTTTCTATTATTAATCGATATATTCGTTTTGTCGATAAAGACGAGGAAAAACGTCGCAGTAGTTGGAAAATGAATAAAGAATGGCAACGATTTTTGGATTTAGGCGTGAATAGAAAAATTTCTTTAACGACAAAACCTGAACCATATACGTTTAATAAGACACTCAGATGGCTAGCTCATCAAGTCGCCCCCACTTGGAAACTAGCGACAAAGATAGATGAACTCAATCAAACGAGTGTAATTAAGGATATGTTGGAACAGACAGAGTTATCCAAGCGCCATCAAAAAATACTCATGCAACAAACCATTCCTTTAGGGAAAGTGATTCAACCACAGTCAGATAACGAATGA
- a CDS encoding antirestriction protein ArdA translates to MEMQVFITNLGKYNEGEVNGAWFSPPIDFEEVKERIGLNGEYEEYAIFDYELPFEIGEYTPISEVNRLCAMVAEIEGTPLYDSLSEVQSYWFNSIEELLEHQDDIMYYPDCENMADVARYFVEETGALGEVPANLQNYIDYEAFGRDLEISGNFLVTSHGVFEYIQ, encoded by the coding sequence ATGGAAATGCAAGTTTTTATAACGAATCTTGGTAAATATAATGAAGGGGAAGTTAATGGTGCTTGGTTCTCACCACCTATTGATTTTGAGGAAGTGAAAGAACGTATCGGTTTGAATGGAGAGTATGAAGAATATGCAATCTTCGATTACGAACTTCCCTTTGAAATTGGCGAATATACACCTATTTCAGAAGTGAACCGATTATGTGCAATGGTCGCAGAAATTGAGGGTACGCCTCTTTATGATTCTCTTTCCGAAGTTCAAAGCTATTGGTTTAATAGTATAGAAGAATTGCTGGAGCACCAAGATGATATTATGTATTATCCTGATTGTGAGAATATGGCGGATGTCGCAAGGTATTTCGTAGAGGAAACAGGAGCACTTGGAGAAGTTCCTGCCAATCTACAAAACTATATTGATTATGAAGCTTTTGGACGTGACTTAGAAATCAGCGGTAATTTTCTTGTTACGTCTCATGGTGTGTTTGAATATATCCAATAG
- a CDS encoding conjugal transfer protein, translating to MKKLKSYTRIWSVEKVIYAINDFRLPFPVTFNQMSWFVLSLLAVMLLGNRPPLSLIDGALLKYVGIPVGLTWFMSQKTFDGKKPYSFFKSALTYWFRPKVTYAGKPIKLQRVKVNENITAVRSEVHALSD from the coding sequence GTGAAAAAACTAAAAAGTTATACCCGTATTTGGTCAGTCGAAAAAGTGATTTATGCCATTAATGATTTTCGATTACCTTTCCCAGTGACCTTTAACCAAATGTCATGGTTTGTGCTTTCTCTTTTAGCTGTCATGCTACTTGGAAACCGCCCTCCCCTCTCCTTGATTGATGGGGCGTTATTAAAATATGTTGGAATTCCAGTTGGTTTGACTTGGTTTATGAGTCAAAAAACATTCGATGGTAAAAAACCGTATAGCTTTTTCAAGTCTGCATTGACATATTGGTTTCGACCTAAAGTTACGTATGCAGGAAAACCTATCAAACTACAACGTGTGAAAGTAAATGAAAATATCACCGCTGTTAGGAGTGAAGTCCATGCGTTATCCGATTAA
- a CDS encoding ATP-binding protein has product MRYPIKYLENNLVFNHDGECFAYYELLPYNYSFLSEDEKIQVHDHFRQLIAQNQDGKIHALQISTASSIRSVQEQSKELVTGRLQEVAYERIDDQTEALVSMIGEHQVDYRFFIGFKLLLNEEEVSMKSMGKNIKNSLSSFVLDVNHHLMGDFVSMPHEEIRRFSKMESLLQNKISRRFKVRPLDKNDFGYLIEHLHGQTGIAYDEYDYALPLKKLKKKTLVKRYDLIKPTRCLIEENQRYLKIEQEEQTTYVAYFTINSIVGDLEFPSDEIFYYQQQQFDFPIDTSMNVEIVTNKKALSTVRNKKKELKDLDNHAWESDNETGSNVIDALEQVNELEDVLDQSKESMYKLSYVIRVSAPNLDELKQRCNEVKDFYDDLNVKLVRPFGDIIGLHSEFIPASKRYMNDYIQYVTSDFLAGLGFGATQMLGETEGIYFGYNLDTGRNVYLNPSLASQGVKGSVTNALASAFLGSLGGGKSFSNNLLVYYAVLFGGQALIVDPKAERGKWKETLPEIAHEINIVNLTSDDTNKGLLDPFVIMKKKKDSESLAIDILTFLTGISSRDGDKFPVLRRAIRAVGQQEERGLLLVIHELRSDPNPLADPIADHIESFTDYDFAHLLFSDGTVENSISLEKQLNIIQVADLVLPDAETSFEEYTTMELLSVAMLIVISTFALDFIHSDRSIFKIVDLDEAWSFLQVAQGKTLSNKLVRAGRAMNAGVYFVTQNADDLTDEKLKNNIGVKFAFRSRDMTEIKKTLQFFGVDAEDESNQRRLRELENGQCLIQDLYGRVGIIQVHPVFEELFHAFDTRPPTQEKKGGD; this is encoded by the coding sequence ATGCGTTATCCGATTAAATACCTTGAAAATAATCTTGTTTTCAATCATGACGGCGAATGTTTCGCGTATTATGAGCTGTTGCCATATAATTATTCCTTTTTATCGGAGGATGAGAAAATACAGGTGCATGACCATTTCCGTCAATTGATTGCCCAAAATCAAGACGGTAAAATTCATGCTTTGCAGATCAGTACCGCAAGCAGTATCCGCTCGGTACAGGAACAAAGCAAGGAGCTAGTGACAGGGCGATTACAAGAGGTTGCTTATGAACGTATTGACGACCAAACGGAAGCCCTTGTCTCCATGATTGGCGAACATCAAGTCGACTACCGCTTCTTTATTGGTTTTAAGCTGTTGTTGAATGAAGAAGAAGTCAGTATGAAATCAATGGGGAAAAACATCAAAAATTCACTTTCTTCATTTGTCCTTGATGTAAACCATCACCTGATGGGAGATTTTGTCTCGATGCCTCATGAAGAAATTAGACGTTTCTCTAAAATGGAATCTTTATTGCAAAACAAAATTTCGAGACGTTTTAAGGTACGCCCTCTAGATAAAAATGACTTTGGCTATCTGATTGAACATCTTCACGGCCAAACTGGAATAGCTTATGACGAGTACGATTATGCCCTACCTCTTAAGAAGTTAAAAAAGAAAACTTTAGTGAAGCGTTATGATCTGATTAAACCGACTCGTTGTTTAATTGAGGAAAATCAACGTTATTTAAAAATTGAACAGGAAGAACAAACCACGTATGTGGCCTACTTTACGATAAATTCCATTGTCGGTGACCTTGAATTTCCGTCAGATGAAATCTTTTATTATCAACAACAACAATTTGATTTTCCAATTGATACTTCCATGAACGTAGAAATTGTAACGAATAAAAAAGCATTATCTACCGTTCGGAACAAGAAAAAGGAACTTAAAGACTTGGATAATCATGCCTGGGAATCCGATAATGAAACTGGCAGCAATGTCATCGACGCGCTGGAACAGGTAAATGAATTAGAAGATGTGCTCGACCAAAGTAAAGAATCGATGTATAAGTTAAGCTACGTGATTCGCGTGTCTGCTCCTAACTTGGACGAACTTAAACAGCGTTGTAATGAGGTAAAAGATTTTTATGATGATTTGAATGTAAAACTTGTTCGTCCATTTGGAGATATAATCGGTTTACACAGTGAATTTATCCCTGCTAGTAAGCGGTATATGAATGATTATATCCAGTACGTGACCTCTGACTTTTTGGCAGGCCTTGGGTTTGGTGCAACACAAATGCTAGGAGAAACAGAAGGAATATATTTTGGCTACAACTTGGATACGGGAAGAAATGTCTATCTCAACCCTAGCCTTGCTAGTCAAGGCGTCAAAGGTTCGGTCACGAATGCCTTAGCTTCTGCTTTCTTAGGCTCACTTGGTGGAGGTAAATCTTTTTCCAATAATCTACTTGTCTATTATGCGGTTCTCTTTGGTGGTCAAGCCCTCATTGTTGATCCAAAGGCGGAACGAGGGAAATGGAAAGAAACGTTACCTGAAATTGCTCACGAAATAAATATTGTTAATTTAACAAGTGACGATACCAACAAAGGATTACTTGATCCTTTTGTCATTATGAAAAAGAAAAAGGACTCGGAAAGTCTTGCGATTGATATTCTTACTTTCCTCACAGGTATATCCAGTCGGGATGGAGATAAATTCCCTGTATTACGACGAGCGATTCGAGCTGTTGGTCAACAGGAAGAACGTGGTTTGCTTCTTGTGATTCATGAACTTAGAAGTGATCCTAATCCATTAGCTGATCCAATTGCTGACCATATCGAAAGTTTTACCGACTATGACTTTGCCCACCTTCTCTTTTCGGATGGTACTGTGGAAAATTCGATTAGTTTAGAAAAACAGTTGAATATCATTCAAGTGGCAGATTTAGTGTTACCAGACGCAGAAACAAGTTTTGAGGAATATACGACGATGGAATTATTAAGTGTCGCCATGCTGATTGTCATTTCTACTTTTGCGTTAGACTTTATACATTCCGATCGTAGCATTTTTAAAATTGTTGATTTGGACGAAGCTTGGAGCTTTCTACAAGTTGCACAAGGAAAAACACTTTCAAATAAATTAGTTCGTGCAGGGCGTGCAATGAATGCTGGTGTCTACTTTGTTACCCAGAATGCCGACGATTTAACCGATGAAAAATTAAAAAATAACATCGGCGTCAAGTTTGCTTTCCGTTCCAGGGATATGACAGAAATAAAGAAAACCCTTCAATTCTTTGGTGTGGATGCGGAAGATGAATCGAATCAAAGGCGATTACGGGAACTGGAAAACGGCCAATGTTTAATTCAAGACTTATATGGGCGTGTGGGAATTATTCAAGTCCATCCTGTCTTTGAAGAATTATTCCATGCTTTTGACACGCGTCCACCGACACAGGAGAAGAAAGGTGGCGATTAA
- a CDS encoding CD3337/EF1877 family mobilome membrane protein, protein MLLTRVHRHRRRKVAINLNKQKLKKIVLTVVLIGTAVFLCLLLLGTLAQAAGLVDDTVSEDNLYSKYPLDHYQLDFYVDTGWDWLPWNWNDGIGKQVMYGLYTITNFIWIISLYLSNATGYLIQQAYSLDFISQTADAIGKNMQTLAGITASGFSSSGFYVGFLLLFILVIGIYVAYTGLIKRETTKAIRAILNFLVVFILSASFIAYAPTYIAKINDFSADISQASLDLGTKILMPNSSSQGKDSVDMIRNNLFSIQVEQPWILLQFDDSDKETIGEERVENLVSINPDTNNGKDREDAVKAEIEDHDNKNLTITKTTTRLGMVFFLFLFNIGISIFVFLLSGIMIFSQILFIIYAMFLPISFLLSMIPTFENMGKQAIMKLFNVIMLRAGITLIITVAFSISSMLYSLTTSFPFFLIAFLQIVTFAGIYMKLGDIMSMFKLQSNDSQQVGRQVMRRPYRMFNRGSRRLQRTIGRTLAGATAGATVGAMVGKSKQTKGSFSPLRPLQRLTSTTKNNKEQPTDRTKSSSLSQKVGQVTGKVLGAKSRFRANIDHRKEQLHDLPTTAQYAVMQGKEQLTKPARDFKEGMKQAKEKRQKTHADRQAKHRQTIADRRQALDKKRTPFRKTASYERPVTHDINESAHQNRLKNPTVQQKEKTRPVAKSEHMKKFKLQRQLSSPDRKEHFTDNPKQPVKKENRSPNEELSRPKNSRTIIKRPSKPLKRTNQKQITKRPIHATRRKR, encoded by the coding sequence ATGCTTTTGACACGCGTCCACCGACACAGGAGAAGAAAGGTGGCGATTAATTTGAATAAACAAAAACTGAAAAAGATTGTCTTGACGGTGGTACTTATTGGTACTGCCGTTTTTCTATGTCTTCTTTTACTTGGAACATTAGCTCAAGCAGCTGGCTTAGTTGATGATACGGTGTCAGAAGATAATCTGTATTCTAAATATCCGCTTGATCATTACCAACTCGATTTTTATGTAGACACAGGTTGGGATTGGCTGCCATGGAATTGGAATGATGGTATCGGAAAACAAGTGATGTATGGCCTATACACAATCACGAATTTTATCTGGATTATAAGCTTGTATCTATCTAATGCGACAGGCTATTTAATCCAACAGGCTTATTCACTCGATTTCATTTCACAAACGGCAGACGCTATCGGAAAAAACATGCAAACATTAGCCGGGATTACGGCAAGTGGTTTCAGCAGTTCGGGATTTTATGTGGGTTTCTTGCTTCTTTTCATTTTAGTGATTGGAATTTATGTGGCTTATACAGGATTAATAAAACGGGAAACGACGAAAGCGATTCGAGCGATCCTAAACTTTTTAGTCGTTTTTATTTTGTCGGCCTCCTTTATTGCCTATGCCCCAACGTATATCGCTAAAATTAATGACTTTTCAGCAGATATTAGTCAAGCAAGTTTAGATTTAGGTACTAAAATCCTGATGCCGAATTCGAGTAGCCAAGGAAAAGATAGTGTCGATATGATACGGAATAACCTCTTTTCTATTCAAGTGGAACAGCCTTGGATATTATTACAATTTGATGATTCGGATAAAGAAACGATTGGCGAAGAACGTGTTGAAAACTTAGTTTCTATCAATCCTGATACGAATAACGGGAAAGATCGTGAAGATGCTGTCAAAGCAGAAATTGAAGATCACGACAATAAAAACTTAACCATTACGAAGACCACCACACGTTTAGGAATGGTCTTCTTTTTATTTCTGTTTAATATCGGTATCTCTATTTTCGTGTTTCTACTATCGGGAATTATGATTTTCTCGCAAATTTTGTTTATTATCTATGCGATGTTTTTACCAATTAGTTTTCTACTTTCCATGATACCCACCTTTGAAAACATGGGAAAACAGGCGATTATGAAATTGTTTAATGTAATTATGCTTCGAGCTGGTATCACGCTCATTATTACAGTTGCTTTTAGTATTTCATCCATGCTTTACAGTTTAACAACAAGTTTTCCATTTTTCTTGATTGCCTTTTTGCAGATCGTGACGTTTGCAGGGATTTACATGAAACTCGGTGACATTATGAGCATGTTTAAACTGCAAAGTAATGATTCGCAACAAGTCGGACGTCAAGTCATGCGTCGTCCTTATCGAATGTTCAATCGAGGTAGTCGTCGATTACAGCGAACAATCGGACGCACCCTTGCAGGGGCAACTGCTGGAGCAACGGTCGGGGCAATGGTTGGAAAGTCAAAGCAAACAAAAGGTTCGTTCTCTCCCCTACGCCCATTACAACGGTTAACATCGACTACCAAAAATAACAAAGAACAGCCAACTGACCGTACGAAATCATCATCTTTAAGTCAGAAAGTAGGTCAAGTCACAGGAAAAGTGCTTGGTGCGAAAAGTCGATTCCGTGCAAATATAGATCATCGTAAAGAACAACTACATGATTTACCTACTACTGCTCAATATGCGGTGATGCAAGGAAAAGAACAGCTTACAAAACCAGCCCGTGATTTTAAAGAAGGCATGAAGCAAGCAAAGGAAAAGAGACAAAAAACACATGCAGACCGTCAAGCAAAACATCGTCAAACGATTGCAGATAGGCGACAAGCATTGGATAAAAAACGTACCCCTTTTCGAAAGACTGCTAGTTATGAACGACCAGTCACGCATGATATCAATGAATCTGCACATCAAAATAGATTAAAGAACCCAACTGTTCAACAAAAAGAAAAGACAAGACCTGTCGCAAAAAGCGAGCATATGAAGAAATTCAAATTACAACGACAGTTATCGAGTCCAGACAGAAAAGAGCATTTTACTGATAATCCCAAACAACCTGTTAAAAAAGAAAACCGATCTCCCAATGAAGAACTTTCCCGACCAAAAAATAGTCGGACAATCATCAAGCGTCCCTCTAAACCGTTGAAACGTACAAACCAGAAACAAATCACTAAGCGTCCAATCCATGCAACTAGGAGGAAACGCTGA
- a CDS encoding bifunctional lytic transglycosylase/C40 family peptidase, which produces MKLKVMLIAGGLGFLAFLGLLAFVAIFISNEEHSSDSGDFIHDIDDVSVSKDVLKHQPMVEKYAQEYGISEYVSTLLAIIQVESGGKLKDVMQSSESLGLPPNTLDTEASIQQGTKYFSDLLHSAERSDVDGNTAIQAYNYGGAFIDYVAKRGSQYNFELAENFAKERSGGSKVTYSNPIAVKKNGGWRYRYGNMFYVDLVSQYFISPQFDDELVQIVMNEALKYEGFPYVFGGDNPKTSFDCSGLTQWSYQKAGINLPRTAQQQYDATESIPLSEAKPGDLVFFHSTYNAGTYVTHVGIYLGNNQMYNAGDPIGYADLTSSYWQKHLIGSGRIKQ; this is translated from the coding sequence ATGAAATTAAAGGTCATGTTAATTGCTGGGGGATTAGGTTTTCTTGCTTTTTTAGGGCTATTAGCATTTGTAGCTATTTTTATATCAAATGAAGAACATTCATCTGATAGCGGGGATTTCATCCATGATATAGATGATGTATCGGTCTCCAAAGATGTGTTAAAACATCAGCCAATGGTAGAAAAATATGCACAAGAATATGGAATTAGTGAGTATGTCTCTACCTTACTAGCCATTATCCAAGTAGAGAGTGGTGGAAAATTAAAAGATGTGATGCAGAGTAGTGAATCGTTGGGACTTCCACCCAATACTTTAGATACCGAAGCTTCAATTCAACAAGGAACTAAATACTTTTCAGATTTATTACATTCTGCAGAAAGAAGTGATGTTGATGGCAATACAGCTATTCAAGCCTACAACTATGGCGGTGCTTTTATTGATTATGTCGCGAAAAGAGGTTCCCAGTACAACTTTGAACTTGCAGAAAACTTTGCGAAGGAACGTTCAGGTGGCAGCAAAGTCACTTACTCGAATCCGATAGCTGTAAAGAAAAACGGTGGTTGGCGTTACCGTTATGGCAATATGTTTTATGTCGATTTAGTTAGTCAATATTTTATCTCACCGCAATTTGATGATGAATTAGTTCAGATCGTAATGAATGAAGCTTTAAAGTATGAAGGGTTCCCTTATGTCTTTGGTGGTGATAATCCAAAGACTTCATTCGATTGTAGTGGATTGACACAATGGAGTTATCAAAAAGCAGGGATTAACTTGCCTCGAACAGCACAGCAACAGTATGACGCAACCGAGTCGATACCTTTATCGGAAGCAAAGCCTGGGGATTTAGTGTTTTTTCATTCCACATATAATGCAGGAACCTATGTCACCCATGTAGGAATCTACCTTGGAAATAATCAGATGTATAATGCTGGAGATCCGATTGGTTATGCAGATTTAACTTCTTCTTACTGGCAAAAGCACCTGATTGGATCTGGACGTATTAAACAATAG
- a CDS encoding conjugal transfer protein: MYLPFSKKEKQEKPKKSKKVKVKTVGKRKKSDLFLWILLISSLAFGIYKNFTSIDQHTIHEREIVQNHMVDTTAIESFTRNFVKDYYTWENEAESLEERTEKLTDYLTEELQALNVDTVRNDIPTSSSVGNINIWSVSQENEDTYAVVYSVEQKISEDKSSQWVRSTYRILLHQDKLGNLVITQNPTLWSLPKKSDYEPKQPESNGTVNSDTVHEVTEFLETFFTFYPTATDKELAYYVKDNALPPIRKNYIFSELINPVFQKSGHQIQVWVSVKYLDETTKGEQISQYVLTLEKDMNWMIVQ; the protein is encoded by the coding sequence ATGTACCTCCCTTTTAGTAAAAAAGAAAAACAGGAAAAGCCAAAGAAATCGAAAAAGGTAAAAGTGAAAACGGTTGGAAAGCGTAAAAAGTCCGATCTTTTTTTATGGATTCTATTAATCAGTAGTCTAGCGTTTGGAATCTATAAAAACTTTACCTCCATTGATCAACATACCATTCATGAAAGAGAAATTGTGCAGAACCATATGGTAGATACAACTGCGATTGAAAGCTTTACAAGAAACTTTGTGAAAGACTATTACACGTGGGAAAATGAAGCCGAATCATTGGAAGAACGAACAGAAAAACTTACTGATTATCTGACAGAAGAACTGCAAGCTTTAAATGTAGATACCGTAAGGAACGATATTCCTACCAGTTCTAGTGTAGGTAATATAAACATTTGGTCAGTATCGCAGGAAAACGAGGATACCTATGCTGTTGTTTATTCGGTAGAACAAAAAATTTCAGAGGATAAAAGTAGCCAATGGGTACGCTCTACCTATCGTATTCTACTTCATCAAGATAAGTTAGGAAACTTGGTAATTACTCAAAACCCTACCTTGTGGAGCTTACCGAAAAAATCTGATTATGAACCAAAACAGCCCGAAAGTAATGGGACAGTTAATTCCGATACTGTACATGAAGTAACAGAGTTTTTGGAAACATTCTTTACGTTTTATCCGACCGCCACTGATAAAGAACTTGCTTATTATGTGAAAGATAATGCCTTACCACCGATTAGGAAAAACTATATATTTTCAGAACTAATCAATCCAGTATTCCAAAAATCAGGACACCAGATACAAGTCTGGGTATCTGTGAAGTATCTGGATGAAACGACGAAGGGAGAGCAAATTTCACAATATGTACTCACTTTAGAGAAAGATATGAACTGGATGATCGTTCAATAA